In Falsibacillus albus, a single genomic region encodes these proteins:
- a CDS encoding ABC-three component system middle component 6 has protein sequence MLIDKDSKPEETILYLSAQILLKIKKLERIKLALIENLYEEIDEKQPYFKYNLALNFLYLIDKLKIEGGDLVYVPKKNEDE, from the coding sequence ATGCTAATAGACAAGGACTCAAAACCTGAAGAAACAATATTATATTTATCTGCTCAGATACTCCTTAAAATAAAAAAACTCGAAAGGATAAAATTAGCTCTAATTGAGAATTTATATGAGGAAATTGACGAAAAACAACCTTATTTCAAATATAATCTTGCTTTGAATTTTTTATATTTGATTGATAAATTGAAAATAGAAGGGGGGGACTTAGTCTATGTACCTAAAAAGAATGAGGATGAATGA
- a CDS encoding LacI family DNA-binding transcriptional regulator, whose protein sequence is MLTIYDIAKKAGVSAATVSKVLNGRSDVGKNTIENVKRIIEELGYQPNSIARGLATKKSKTVGVFFQDHLNTGFRHHFLQDILASFKDVIGEYGYDLMFFANNHPENQVETFEARAKNRNVDGLFLLGVPRTDPNLIGIAKSSIPCMSIDLDLIGKNANYLCSDNIGGAMMAIDFLVEMGHSKIAFISDVFVTKPGSDRLTGFKMAMEKHKLPIVDNWIIPSDFSENGGYHSVKKLLVSDELPSAIFCAGDMMAIGAMDAIREAGMKIGEDISVIGFDDITLLKYVTPRLTTIRQKKETMGQMAAKELFKLMNDSDYSTSPLMIETELVIRDTVANINSSSFK, encoded by the coding sequence ATGCTGACAATCTATGATATTGCTAAGAAAGCAGGTGTTTCTGCGGCGACTGTTTCTAAAGTTTTGAATGGGCGGTCTGATGTAGGGAAGAACACCATAGAGAATGTGAAACGAATTATCGAGGAATTGGGGTATCAGCCCAACTCCATTGCCAGAGGGCTGGCGACAAAGAAGTCCAAAACAGTGGGCGTCTTTTTCCAAGACCACTTGAACACTGGGTTTCGGCATCATTTTTTGCAAGATATTTTAGCAAGTTTTAAGGATGTGATAGGGGAATACGGTTATGATTTGATGTTCTTTGCTAATAATCATCCAGAAAATCAAGTGGAAACATTTGAAGCGCGGGCAAAAAATCGGAATGTTGATGGGTTATTCTTGTTAGGTGTACCACGGACTGATCCGAACCTTATCGGAATTGCCAAAAGCTCTATTCCATGTATGTCAATCGATTTAGATTTAATTGGGAAAAACGCAAATTATTTATGTTCAGACAATATCGGCGGGGCAATGATGGCCATTGATTTTCTGGTGGAGATGGGCCATTCCAAAATTGCTTTCATCTCTGATGTTTTTGTCACTAAGCCTGGTTCCGATCGTTTGACAGGTTTTAAAATGGCAATGGAAAAGCACAAGCTGCCGATAGTAGATAATTGGATCATTCCGAGTGATTTTTCTGAAAATGGCGGGTATCATTCAGTAAAAAAACTGCTTGTAAGCGATGAGCTGCCTTCAGCAATATTTTGTGCAGGAGATATGATGGCAATAGGAGCGATGGATGCCATTCGTGAAGCTGGGATGAAAATCGGTGAGGATATATCAGTCATCGGCTTTGACGATATTACCCTGCTTAAATATGTCACTCCACGGTTGACCACGATTAGACAAAAGAAAGAAACAATGGGGCAGATGGCTGCAAAGGAATTGTTCAAGCTCATGAATGATTCGGATTACTCTACATCTCCGCTTATGATTGAAACAGAATTGGTGATCCGGGATACTGTGGCAAATATAAATTCCTCATCCTTTAAGTAG
- a CDS encoding ABC transporter substrate-binding protein codes for MKNKRILPLMLMIFLAFTLVLSACTDKETSSETGKSTSKSAKPLVIGLSPAGQWQENFNPFSSTAMGGTNGLIFQPLYYFDPVSGKDNPMLATQFEWTNDNKTLVATLRDNVKWSDGEAFTADDVVFTFDLLKKDPAADTSGIWKEVTSVEKQGDNQVAFNFDQPNVPFQSYVLGVDIVPQHIWKDLGDPSKAKITQKLAIGTGPYVLESFTPQLYKMKANSNFYDGEYAVKNLEFPVYSGNDSEQLALTKGELDWAGIFIPDADKVYVSANKENNKYWFPPSNNVTLYPNLTNPLLKDVNVRKAISLAIDRKKLSDQAASGYDPLPSTTALILPRDKDWVDPSIPEDKLKFDYNKDAAVKTLEDAGYKKDKDGIFVSPDGEKLSFTLQTVSGWTDWATMAQLISQELNSVGFDVKVQQPDYAAYATNVQGGKYDLAISWTNSGPDPYKQYQDMLNSHGGWNLEKWNDPETDAALKKFQGTTDEAVQKEAINYLQNVMVEKMPTIPLVNGPVWYEYRTENYTGWPTEGDPYANPAPFNWPAPAIVLSKLKPNN; via the coding sequence ATGAAGAATAAAAGAATATTACCATTAATGCTTATGATCTTTCTTGCTTTTACTTTAGTCCTTTCAGCGTGTACAGATAAAGAAACTTCTTCAGAGACTGGGAAATCGACTTCCAAAAGTGCAAAACCTTTAGTCATTGGTTTGTCGCCTGCAGGTCAATGGCAAGAAAATTTCAACCCATTTTCAAGCACGGCCATGGGTGGGACAAACGGATTGATTTTCCAGCCTCTTTATTATTTTGATCCTGTCAGCGGTAAAGATAATCCAATGCTCGCAACCCAGTTTGAGTGGACAAATGACAATAAAACACTGGTTGCCACTCTCCGTGATAATGTGAAGTGGTCTGATGGCGAAGCCTTTACTGCAGACGATGTGGTATTCACATTTGATTTGCTTAAAAAAGATCCTGCTGCAGATACATCTGGTATCTGGAAGGAAGTTACTTCTGTCGAGAAACAGGGGGATAATCAAGTTGCATTCAATTTTGATCAACCGAATGTCCCGTTCCAATCCTATGTCCTGGGAGTAGACATTGTTCCACAGCACATCTGGAAAGACCTCGGGGACCCATCCAAAGCTAAGATCACCCAAAAGCTTGCGATTGGTACAGGCCCTTATGTATTAGAGTCGTTTACACCACAGCTTTACAAAATGAAAGCGAATTCAAATTTCTACGATGGAGAATATGCGGTTAAAAATCTTGAATTCCCGGTATACAGTGGGAATGATAGTGAACAATTGGCGTTGACGAAAGGTGAGCTGGATTGGGCAGGGATTTTTATTCCTGATGCAGACAAAGTCTATGTCTCTGCAAATAAGGAGAATAACAAGTATTGGTTCCCTCCAAGCAACAACGTCACATTATATCCGAATCTGACAAATCCGCTTTTAAAAGATGTCAATGTTCGAAAGGCGATCAGTCTGGCAATCGATCGCAAGAAACTATCTGATCAGGCTGCTTCTGGATATGATCCATTGCCTAGCACAACGGCATTAATCCTTCCGAGAGACAAAGACTGGGTCGATCCAAGTATTCCCGAAGATAAATTGAAATTTGACTATAACAAAGATGCAGCCGTTAAGACCTTGGAAGATGCCGGCTATAAGAAGGACAAGGATGGAATCTTCGTATCGCCTGATGGAGAAAAATTGTCCTTTACATTGCAAACCGTTTCTGGATGGACCGACTGGGCAACAATGGCACAATTGATTTCACAAGAATTAAACAGTGTCGGGTTCGATGTTAAAGTACAGCAGCCTGATTATGCTGCATATGCCACAAATGTACAAGGCGGTAAATATGATTTGGCCATTTCCTGGACCAATTCTGGCCCAGATCCTTACAAGCAATACCAGGATATGTTGAATAGTCATGGGGGATGGAACTTGGAAAAATGGAATGATCCGGAGACGGATGCAGCATTGAAAAAATTCCAAGGAACTACTGATGAAGCAGTACAAAAAGAAGCGATCAATTACCTCCAAAATGTAATGGTTGAAAAAATGCCGACAATCCCATTAGTCAATGGACCGGTCTGGTATGAATATAGAACAGAAAATTATACAGGCTGGCCAACAGAAGGTGATCCATATGCCAACCCGGCTCCATTCAATTGGCCTGCACCAGCCATTGTCCTGTCAAAATTAAAACCAAATAACTAA
- a CDS encoding ABC transporter permease: MRYIMNRLGFFVLSLWAAVTINFILPRMMPGSPADAMFAKFQGQLTPAALEAMKKAYGIGQSSLWQQYIDYLHGLLTFDWGLSFMQYPTPVKDMIQGSIPWTLGLVGFSTVLSVFIGTTLGVYISWKRRGFLDNTLPIVSMIFQAMPYFWVALLFVFIFGFKLNWFPMAHGYDPSLTPGFTGSYITSIINHAFLPGITLLLGSLSGWIVGMRNNMMYTLGEDYVTFAEAKGVSTSRLMFSYAARNAILPQLTSFAIAIGNVVSGSILTEQVFSYPGIGNQLTSAVQSQDFPMIQASFLLIAVAVLVANLIVDLLYSRLDPRIRTGRGVEG, translated from the coding sequence ATGCGCTACATTATGAACCGCCTCGGTTTTTTTGTCCTTTCATTATGGGCTGCTGTGACGATTAACTTTATTTTGCCGCGGATGATGCCAGGGAGTCCGGCCGATGCCATGTTTGCAAAGTTCCAAGGCCAGTTGACGCCAGCTGCATTAGAGGCGATGAAGAAGGCTTATGGGATAGGACAGTCCAGCCTGTGGCAGCAATACATTGATTATTTGCATGGTCTCCTCACATTTGATTGGGGGTTGTCATTCATGCAATACCCGACGCCAGTCAAGGACATGATTCAAGGCAGCATCCCTTGGACATTGGGATTGGTTGGGTTCTCAACTGTTCTTTCCGTTTTTATCGGCACCACATTGGGGGTTTATATCTCCTGGAAAAGAAGAGGATTTTTAGATAATACACTTCCAATCGTCTCGATGATCTTTCAAGCGATGCCTTACTTTTGGGTGGCTTTGTTATTCGTATTTATTTTCGGATTCAAGCTTAACTGGTTTCCGATGGCACACGGATACGATCCGTCACTGACACCTGGTTTTACCGGAAGTTACATAACCAGTATCATCAATCATGCATTTTTACCTGGAATTACGTTATTACTCGGTTCCTTAAGCGGTTGGATTGTCGGAATGCGCAACAATATGATGTATACACTTGGAGAAGATTACGTTACTTTTGCCGAGGCAAAGGGAGTGAGTACATCCAGGCTGATGTTTTCTTATGCAGCGCGGAATGCCATCTTGCCGCAATTGACCAGTTTTGCGATTGCCATCGGGAATGTGGTCAGCGGTTCCATTCTGACTGAACAGGTTTTCTCCTATCCGGGAATCGGCAACCAATTGACATCTGCTGTACAATCACAGGATTTTCCGATGATACAAGCGTCCTTTCTTTTGATCGCTGTTGCTGTCCTAGTGGCTAACCTGATTGTTGACTTGTTATACAGTCGATTGGATCCAAGGATTCGCACAGGAAGGGGAGTCGAAGGATGA
- a CDS encoding ABC transporter permease has translation MKAEITTSSQIKVKQTNNILRAFKPLKLFFSNGKSAAGFIIFSIFLFIAVFAPWIAPYSPSAAVFDPNLSPTADHWFGTTNTGQDLYSQFIYSARNTMVVGFGAGILSTIIGLIFGVVAGYRGGLTDAILSFITNLFLVLPGLALLIVIGAYLKASTPFVNGLIIALTGWAWGARVFRSQTMTLAGRDFISAAKMSGKSSLGIMITEICPNMMSIIAGNIMFATLGAILAESGLAFLGFEDINSTSWGTMLYWASSNAALLRGAWWWFVPPGIGIALVGLSLVLMNFAIDQITNPRLKSPRRRKNHGNKRART, from the coding sequence ATGAAAGCTGAAATCACAACATCTTCGCAAATCAAAGTCAAGCAGACAAACAATATTTTAAGGGCATTCAAACCATTAAAGCTATTCTTTAGTAATGGAAAATCAGCAGCTGGTTTTATCATTTTTTCAATTTTTCTGTTCATAGCGGTCTTTGCTCCATGGATTGCACCTTATTCACCAAGTGCAGCTGTCTTTGATCCGAATTTATCACCGACTGCGGACCATTGGTTCGGAACGACAAACACAGGGCAGGATTTATACTCCCAATTTATTTATAGTGCGAGGAATACGATGGTTGTTGGTTTTGGCGCCGGTATTCTATCGACGATCATCGGTTTGATTTTCGGAGTTGTAGCAGGGTATAGGGGCGGATTGACCGACGCCATCCTTAGTTTCATCACAAATCTCTTCCTTGTGCTGCCTGGCCTGGCATTACTGATTGTGATCGGGGCTTATTTAAAAGCTTCTACTCCTTTTGTAAATGGACTGATTATTGCTTTGACCGGATGGGCCTGGGGAGCCAGGGTCTTTCGTTCCCAGACAATGACACTTGCCGGAAGGGACTTCATATCAGCTGCCAAAATGTCCGGAAAATCATCACTGGGCATTATGATTACTGAAATATGTCCGAATATGATGTCCATCATCGCAGGGAATATTATGTTTGCGACATTAGGCGCTATTTTAGCTGAATCTGGTTTAGCATTCTTAGGTTTTGAGGATATCAATTCAACCAGCTGGGGGACGATGCTTTATTGGGCGAGTTCCAACGCTGCACTCCTTAGAGGGGCGTGGTGGTGGTTTGTTCCGCCTGGCATCGGGATTGCATTGGTGGGACTTAGCCTCGTCCTGATGAACTTTGCGATTGATCAAATCACCAATCCACGCTTGAAGTCGCCAAGAAGGAGGAAGAATCATGGAAACAAACGTGCCCGTACTTGA
- a CDS encoding ABC transporter ATP-binding protein: METNVPVLELQNVSIAYDSSAGMVHAVNDVSLKIYENTIVGLIGESGSGKSTLGNAIMHLLKNNAVLTSGTIKVMGKDVYSMSKNDLRKFRWSQMSMVFQSAMNALNPVLTIEEQILDVYLSHDKRMSKKEAKKKAIELMDIVSIDPRYLKSYPHELSGGMRQRVVIAIAIALDPKLVIMDEPTTALDVVVQRSILDKIKEIQRVKKYAILFISHDFSLVSELASKVAIMYAGRFIEVTDSSSLDQADRHHPYTQGLLKAIPHLTAEDVTIEGIPGNPPNLVDLPSGCAYHPRCPHAFHLCKKERPEIREVEGRDIQCHLYETVQN; the protein is encoded by the coding sequence ATGGAAACAAACGTGCCCGTACTTGAACTTCAAAATGTATCAATTGCCTATGATTCCTCTGCTGGGATGGTTCATGCTGTCAATGATGTATCTCTCAAAATCTACGAAAATACGATTGTCGGGCTGATCGGTGAATCTGGATCAGGCAAGTCGACACTGGGAAACGCCATCATGCACTTATTAAAAAATAATGCCGTTCTTACATCAGGAACAATTAAAGTAATGGGTAAAGATGTATACAGCATGAGCAAAAATGACTTAAGGAAATTCCGCTGGAGTCAAATGTCCATGGTGTTTCAAAGTGCCATGAATGCCTTGAATCCTGTATTGACCATTGAGGAACAAATTTTAGACGTTTACCTTAGCCATGATAAACGCATGTCTAAGAAGGAAGCGAAAAAGAAAGCTATCGAATTGATGGATATCGTCAGTATCGACCCGAGATATTTAAAAAGCTATCCACATGAACTTTCAGGCGGAATGAGACAGAGGGTGGTCATTGCGATTGCCATTGCACTTGATCCAAAGCTTGTCATCATGGACGAGCCGACCACTGCATTGGATGTAGTTGTCCAGCGTTCGATCCTGGATAAGATAAAAGAAATACAAAGGGTCAAGAAGTATGCGATTTTATTCATCAGCCATGATTTCAGCCTGGTCTCTGAATTGGCCTCAAAAGTTGCCATCATGTATGCCGGGCGCTTTATTGAAGTGACAGACAGCAGCTCGCTCGATCAAGCTGACAGGCATCACCCATATACGCAAGGGCTTCTTAAAGCCATTCCACACTTGACTGCTGAAGATGTAACGATTGAGGGGATCCCGGGAAATCCACCGAATCTCGTCGATCTTCCGAGCGGCTGTGCCTACCACCCGCGGTGTCCGCACGCTTTCCATCTATGCAAGAAGGAAAGACCGGAAATCCGGGAAGTTGAAGGTAGAGATATTCAATGCCATCTTTATGAAACGGTTCAGAATTGA
- a CDS encoding ABC transporter ATP-binding protein, giving the protein MKQSALVEVEDLVIKFPVRGERKKKYITPVDKVNLEIKKGEVLALVGESGSGKTTIGRALVRLLKPTEGTINVQGKKVHSLKGKDLNEYRKVAQMIFQDPFGSLNPVKTIESHVKFPLRKHQGYKGKALDEKISDLLLQVGLTPVEEIRKKHPHELSGGQRQRLAIARALAVNPQFIVADEPTSMLDVSIRAGILQLMNDLKRDLGLSYLYITHDLASARYFGDRIMVLYGGKVMEIAESKELIKNPLNPYTRLLLAATPGSESQIDLTNMTNDPPDLSDDRKGCPFVHRCPLATAVCRETMPALKQAVEGHFVACHHLEQKEQWN; this is encoded by the coding sequence TTGAAGCAGTCTGCATTAGTAGAAGTAGAAGATCTTGTCATTAAGTTTCCAGTTCGCGGGGAGCGGAAGAAGAAATATATCACACCTGTTGACAAGGTGAATCTTGAGATAAAAAAAGGCGAAGTACTTGCCTTAGTCGGAGAGTCCGGAAGTGGAAAAACGACCATTGGCCGGGCTCTGGTCCGATTGTTGAAACCAACTGAAGGCACAATCAATGTCCAAGGGAAAAAAGTACATTCATTAAAAGGAAAGGACTTGAACGAATATCGGAAAGTGGCTCAAATGATATTCCAAGATCCATTCGGTTCATTAAACCCAGTTAAAACGATTGAAAGCCATGTGAAATTTCCGTTAAGAAAGCACCAGGGCTATAAAGGAAAGGCATTGGATGAAAAAATATCCGATTTGCTTTTGCAAGTCGGATTGACGCCGGTCGAAGAAATCAGGAAGAAGCATCCCCATGAATTATCCGGCGGTCAGCGTCAGCGCCTGGCGATCGCCCGTGCCTTGGCCGTGAATCCACAATTTATCGTGGCAGATGAACCCACTTCCATGTTGGATGTATCCATACGAGCGGGAATTCTTCAATTAATGAACGACTTAAAGCGCGATCTTGGCCTGTCCTATTTATACATCACCCATGACTTGGCATCCGCTCGGTATTTTGGCGACCGAATCATGGTTTTATATGGCGGAAAGGTCATGGAAATTGCGGAATCAAAAGAATTGATTAAAAATCCGTTAAATCCATATACACGCTTGCTTTTAGCAGCGACTCCGGGCAGTGAATCCCAAATTGACCTTACGAATATGACGAATGATCCGCCGGACTTATCAGATGACAGAAAAGGCTGTCCGTTTGTTCATCGATGCCCATTGGCCACTGCTGTATGCAGGGAAACGATGCCGGCATTAAAACAGGCGGTGGAAGGTCATTTTGTCGCATGTCATCATTTAGAACAAAAGGAACAATGGAATTAG
- a CDS encoding GH1 family beta-glucosidase — MKTFPESFTWGAATASYQIEGGAHAEGRGESIWDRFARQPGKVYKQQNGEIACDHFHRYKEDVQLMADLGIQSYRFSFAWPRLFPQEGRFNPEGLEFYKRLLDELEAKGITPSATIYHWDLPTWLQDKGGWTNRETVEHFVTFAKVLFEEFGSRINSWITHNEPWCAAFLGYGFGVHAPGHTDWNEALIASHHLLLSHGKVVELYRSMGLKGEIGITLNLSPAVPATESPEDAAAVERSDGFANRWFLDPLFKGSYPQDMLRLYENRFGILNFIKDGDLETISVQNDFLGINYYSHNIVGADDENDVLGARNISETVNVTDMGWGIHPDSLYHLLTRIKMEYTDIPLYITENGAAFPDQKVNGKVEDYERIKYLHDHFAAAHRFIEDGGNLQGYYVWSFLDNYEWAFGFSKRFGIIYVDYETLERTPKESYKWYQKVIKSNQIVTRRDGNRKNELGEVFEEAQ, encoded by the coding sequence ATGAAGACATTTCCGGAATCATTTACTTGGGGTGCGGCAACGGCCTCTTATCAAATTGAAGGCGGTGCACATGCAGAAGGAAGAGGCGAATCCATCTGGGATCGTTTTGCCCGCCAGCCTGGGAAGGTTTATAAACAGCAAAATGGAGAAATCGCGTGTGATCATTTCCATCGGTACAAGGAAGATGTCCAATTAATGGCCGATCTTGGTATTCAATCCTACCGTTTCTCATTTGCTTGGCCGCGACTGTTTCCTCAAGAAGGAAGGTTCAATCCTGAGGGGCTTGAGTTTTATAAGCGCCTCTTGGATGAATTAGAAGCAAAAGGCATCACACCATCAGCCACCATTTATCATTGGGACCTGCCAACATGGCTTCAAGATAAGGGCGGCTGGACAAACCGGGAAACTGTCGAGCATTTTGTCACATTCGCTAAGGTATTGTTTGAGGAATTCGGTAGCCGCATCAACTCATGGATTACCCACAATGAACCGTGGTGCGCCGCATTCTTGGGATATGGATTCGGTGTCCATGCCCCCGGTCATACGGATTGGAATGAAGCGTTGATCGCATCGCACCACTTACTTTTATCCCACGGTAAAGTCGTAGAACTATACCGGTCCATGGGACTGAAAGGGGAAATCGGCATCACGCTCAATTTGTCCCCGGCAGTTCCTGCGACAGAATCTCCCGAAGATGCGGCTGCAGTCGAACGTTCTGACGGTTTTGCCAACAGGTGGTTTCTCGACCCGCTTTTTAAAGGGAGCTACCCTCAGGATATGCTGAGGCTGTATGAAAACAGATTTGGAATACTTAACTTTATAAAAGACGGGGATCTTGAAACAATATCCGTACAAAATGATTTCTTGGGGATCAACTATTACTCGCACAATATCGTTGGGGCGGATGACGAAAATGATGTACTCGGAGCCCGAAACATCAGTGAGACCGTTAACGTGACTGATATGGGTTGGGGAATCCACCCAGATTCCCTCTACCATCTGCTAACCCGCATTAAGATGGAATATACCGATATCCCTCTTTACATCACGGAAAATGGCGCTGCTTTTCCGGATCAAAAGGTTAATGGAAAAGTAGAAGATTATGAACGTATCAAATACCTTCATGATCATTTCGCAGCGGCACATCGATTCATTGAAGACGGTGGAAACTTACAGGGATATTATGTCTGGTCATTCCTGGACAATTATGAGTGGGCGTTTGGCTTCTCCAAACGGTTCGGCATCATCTATGTCGATTATGAAACCCTTGAGCGTACACCAAAAGAAAGCTATAAATGGTATCAAAAGGTGATCAAAAGCAATCAAATTGTGACCCGGAGAGACGGGAATAGAAAAAATGAACTTGGGGAAGTTTTTGAAGAAGCCCAATAA